Proteins encoded within one genomic window of Glandiceps talaboti chromosome 3, keGlaTala1.1, whole genome shotgun sequence:
- the LOC144432938 gene encoding caprin-2-like: MRTLLFALVLSFLVPSGICQPTSSKTRCVQCCGRHSTIKERRIAFSAARTSSMTSNQFVDIIVYDHVFTNVGNGYNPLTGIFTCPVSGYYFFTFNALKHVNSNLHIQLTKNNEQIIAAHSGMASGDSGPEEIQQTGNDVIIPCNKGDQVWMKLPYAESKPFFLFSHPGHKYASFSGYMLFTAD, translated from the coding sequence ATGCGGACTTTACTATTTGCCCTTGTGTTGAGCTTTTTGGTCCCGAGCGGCATTTGTCAACCGACGAGTTCCAAAACTAGATGTGTACAATGCTGTGGGCGTCATTCAACCATAAAGGAAAGAAGAATTGCTTTCTCTGCGGCTAGGACAAGTTCTATGACATCGAATCAGTTCGTGGATATCATTGTATATGATCACGTGTTCACCAATGTTGGTAATGGATACAATCCTCTGACAGGAATTTTCACCTGTCCAGTGTCAGGCTACTACTTCTTCACCTTCAACGCTCTGAAACATGTGAACAGTAACCTACACATTCAACTGACCAAGAACAATGAACAAATCATCGCAGCTCATTCTGGAATGGCAAGTGGTGACTCAGGCCCAGAAGAAATCCAACAAACaggaaatgacgtcatcattccTTGTAACAAAGGTGATCAAGTATGGATGAAGCTACCATACGCTGAAAgtaaacctttttttttgtttagccACCCAGGTCACAAGTATGCATCGTTTTCTGGATATATGCTGTTTACGGCTGactag